The Kaistella daneshvariae genomic sequence CTTAAAACTGCTAAAAGCAGAAAAAACAGGGTGGCAAAAAGCGTTTTGTTGCGTTTCATAGCGGCGAAAATACAGATTTTTCAAATTTAATTAAAAATGTTGAGGTGCAGCATTTTAAATTTTCTGACTGATGTTTGTGGATTAAAAAAATAATTGTATTTTTGCGGTCTAAAATTTAGCAGAGAAATACCATTACTATTTCGAAAGCAAAGCTTTAATTATTAATAATAAAATAAGTTATGAAAAACGGAATCCACCCAGAAAATTATAGACTTGTTGTTTTCAAAGATATGAGTAACGACGAGATGTTTCTTTGCAAATCTACAGCTGATACCAAAGATACGATTGAATATGAAGGAGAAACTTACCCATTGGTAAAAATGGAGATCTCTTCAACTTCTCACCCTTTCTATACCGGAAAAGTGAAATTAGTTGATACCGCAGGTCGAGTTGACAAATTCATGAACAAATACAAAAAATTCGCGAAATAAGCTCGGAATTTTTAGCAACTAAAGTCTTTCAAGTTTTTTGAAAGACTTTTTTTATTTTAAATTTATGGTGCTTTTAGCAGCAAAAATTTCACTTAAAAATGGTATTTTTATTTTTCAATTTTCGTGACTACCATTCGTAGTCCATCCTCTAAGCTCTCATATCTAACCTCTAATATCTAAGTCATGCAACTTGTTTTTTCCGATGCCCAGTTTTGGGAAGATTTTTTACCACTTACTTTTACGCGGCCTGTTGCTGAAATGCGTTGCGGAATTTTGACTTTTTCTGAAAGATGGCAAAAACTTCTGGATATTTCGGATGTGACTTATTTGACGGAAGATTATCTCCAGGAAAAATTTAAAAAATATGCCGCAAAAGAGAGTATTTTTTTGGTTCCGAACTTTTTACCTACGCCTGCGATTTTAGCGCAAATTAAAGAATTGCAATTGGGCGAAGCTTTGGTTTATAAAGATGAATTGCTCGCAGTGCGCATCAATATGGAAAACTTTTCTTTGAGCCAGATTAATAAAATGACTGATATCGAGGAAGAAATTTTATTTTTCACGCAACCGACGGATTTATTTTCATTTAATGAACAAGCGCTGGATTTTGATTTTGAATTGCTGACGCAAGGCAGAACTTCGCAGAAACTTTCCGCTACGAATGGATTTTTGGGTGACGAGAAAGATTTGTTTATCGAAGAAGGCGCGGAGGTGGAATTTTCAACTTTAAATACCAAAACCGGAAAAATTTACATCGGTAAAAACGCCGAAGTAATGGAAGGTTGCAATTTGCGTGGCCCAATTGCGCTTTGCGAAGGTTCTAAATTTAATTTAGGTGCAAAAATTTACGGAGCGACGACTATTGGTCCGCATTGTAAAGTGGGCGGCGAGGTGAATAATATTGTGATTTTTGGTTACACAAACAAAGGTCACGATGGTTTTATCGGAAATTCTGTCATTGGTGAATGGTGTAATCTCGGTGCTGATACCAATTCATCGAACCTGAAAAACAACTACGCCACCGTAAAACTGTGGAATTATAAAACGAAAAAATTTGTCTCTACAGGGCTGCAATTTGCCGGATTGATTATGGGCGACCATTCGAAATCTGCGATTAATACGCAGTTTAATACCGGAACGGTTGTAGGTGTGGCGGCGAATATTTTCAAAAGCGGTTTTCCGCCGAACTTAATCGATAGTTTTTCGTGGGGCGGAATGAAAGGTGACGAAAAATTCAAGCTTGAAAAAGCCTATGAAGTTGCTGAACTGGCGATGGCGCGAAGAAAAGTTCCGTTTACAGAAACCGACCAGAATATCCTGAAGTATATTTACGAAAATTACTGATTTTAGCGGCTAGAAATTGCAGCCCGACCTGAGTGGAGCTCTTTTTTTGTTATTGCGACTGGAAAAAAGTTCAATGGATTGCTTCACTTCGTTCGCAATGACAAAAAAAAGCGGGAACGGAGGGCGGAAATGTCTGCCAAAATAAATTACACTTTGACATTCGACGCCGTCAAAAAGCTGCCCAAATAAAACTTTCTATAAAAGCAACAGATTGCTTCACCATTTGTGTGGCTCGCAATGACGCTAAAATTTTTATCTTTGCAAAAATTTTCTCACTTAAACCGTTTATAGCATGCAACTGTATAACACCTTAAGCGCAGAAGAAAGAGCCCAGCTTATTGATGAAGCCGGTAAGCAGCGCCTTACTTTGTCTTTCTATGCGTACGCCAAAATCTCTGATCCCAAAAAATTACGCGACGAATTATTTATAGCCTGGAACGCACTGGATGCGCTGGGCAGAATTTATGTGGCGCACGAAGGTATCAACGCTCAGATGAGTATTCCGGAGCAAAATCTGGCTGCTTTCCGCGAAACGCTGGAAGTATATGATTTTATGAAAGGCATTCGGCTGAATGAGGCCGTGGAGCACGATGACCATTCATTTTTGAAATTAACCATCAAAGTGCGGCATAAAATTGTTGCTGATGGTTTGAATGACGAAACTTTCGATGTCACCAACAAAGGAATTCATTTAAAAGCCAAACAATTCAATACTTTGCTCGAAGACCCGAATACGATTGTGGTAGATTTCCGGAATCACTACGAAAGTGAAGTCGGCCATTTTGAAGGTGCGATTACGCCGGATGTAGAGACTTTCCGTGAAAGTTTGCCGATTATCAACGAAAAGTTACAGGATTATAAAGAAGATAAAAACCTGCTGATGTACTGCACCGGCGGAATCCGTTGTGAAAAAGCGAGCGCTTATTTCAAACATCAGGGTTTTAAAAATGTTTATCAGCTTGAAGGCGGAATTATTGAATATACGCGCCAGATCAAGGAAGAAAATATAGAAAGCAAATTTATCGGGAAAAATTTCGTCTTCGATCACCGTCTTGGCGAAAGGATTACTGATGATATCGTGTCGCAATGTCACCAGTGTGGAAAACCTTGTGATAACCATACGAACTGCGCGAACGAAGGCTGTCATTTGCTTTTCATCCAGTGTGACGAGTGTAAAGCCGCAATGGAAAATTGTTGTTCAACAGAATGTCAGGAAATCATTCATTTGCCGTTAAACGAGCAAATTAAATTGCGAAAAGGCATTAATGTAGGCAACAAAATCTTCAGAAAAGGAAAATCGCCAGCGCTGAAATTTAAAAAATCTGGAAATTTGACGGATACACCTTTAGCAAAAGTCGAAAATAAAAATATCCGTCAGAAAATAAGTTTAAAAAAAGTTTTGCTCGGCAAAGCGGAACATTATTACACGAAATCTAAAATTGCGCAGTTTTTACTTGAAAATGGCGAACTTAGCATTGGAGATAAGGTTTTAATTTCAGGACCAACTACCGGCGAACAGGAATTTACCGTTACTGAAATTTTTGCCAATGGTGAAGCTTGCGAAACCGCAAAATCTGGTGACCAAATTACTTTCCAGATTCCATTCCGTGTCCGATTGTCTGATAAACTTTTTAAAATCTTAAATTAATGACTACATCAGGAAAAATCGAACTGATGGCACCTGCGGGTGATTTCACTTCAATGCAGGCGGCTTTGGATAACGGCGCTGATTCTATTTATTTCGGTGTGGAGCAGCTTAATATGCGAGCGCGCGCTTCCATTAATTTTACGATCGATGATTTACCGGAAATTGCGAGAAGGTGTGCTGAAAAAGGTGTTAGAACGTACTTAACTTTAAATACCATCATTTACGATCACGATTTATCGCTCATCAAAACGCTTTTAGACAAGGCAAAAGCGGCCAATCTTACCGCGGTGATAGCGATGGATCAGGCGGTGATTTCCTATGCGCGACAAATTGGGATGGAAGTTCATATTTCTACGCAAATCAACATCACAAATATTGAAACGGTCAAATTTTACGCGCTTTTCGCTGATACCATGGTGATGAGCCGTGAACTTTCAATCACGCAGGTTAAAAAAATCTGTGACCAGATTATTAAAGATGACGTGCGGGGACCATCCGGAAATCTGGTTGAGGTTGAAATTTTTGGGCACGGCGCTTTGTGTATGGCGGTTTCCGGAAAATGTTATCTGAGCTTACATTCTCACAACTCTTCCGCAAACAGAGGTGCGTGCAAACAGAACTGCCGCAAAAAATATACGGTGATCGATCAGGAAAGCGGTTTTGAAATTGAGCTCGATAACGAATACATGATGTCGCCGAAGGATCTTTGTACCATTAATTTCTTAGATCAAGTCGTAGATTCAGGCGTTAAAGTTTTGAAAATTGAAGGTCGCGGACGTGCGCCCGAATACGTGGCAACCGTTACAAAATGTTACCGCGAAGCGATTGATGCAGTTGCAGACGGATCTTTCAGCCCCGAAAAAGTTGCGGATTGGATGTCGCGACTGGAAACGGTTTACAACCGTGGTTTCTGGGCGGGTTATTATCTGGGCCAGGAACTGGGTGAATGGTCCTCTATCTCAGGTTCTGCGGCGACCCAAAAGAAAATTTATATCGGCAAAGGGCGGCATTTTTATCCAAAATCCAATGTTGCAGAGTTTCTGGTGGAAGCGTATGATTTAAATGTAGGCAACCGGGTTTTAATTCAAGGTCCTACGACAGGTTCCCAGGAAATGGTTTTAGATGCGATGTTGGTGGACACCAAACCGAACGCTTCGAAAGCTTCAAAATCGGACGTCATCACTTTTAAAACCGAATTTAAAGTTCGTCCCTCTGATAAGCTTTATAAAATCGTAGAAAATAACTGATGGTCATCGTAACCTTGCAGCGGGAAAAATGCATCGGCTGTAATTATTGTGCTGAATTTGCGCCTGAATATTTCCGAATGTCGAAGAAAGACGGCAAATCGGTTTTGCTGAAAACGGTGGATAAAAAAGGCTTTTTTACCCTTAAAACGCCACTTTTTGAAGCTTTTGAACCGTGTGAAAAAGCTGCAAAAGCCTGTCCTGTGAAGATTATTTCGGTTAAAGAAATTTAAAATGACAAAAGCGGAAATCAGAAAAATTTATTCGGAAAAGAAGCAGAATTTGACTGAAGTTGAAGTTCAAACTTTATCTGAAAAAATTTACCGCAATTTTGCCCAAAAATTTCCACTTTCCGAAGAGCAGAAAGTGCATTGCTTTCTTTCTATTTCGAAAAAAAAGGAGGTTGAAACGGCATATTTTTTAAAATATTTTTTTGAGAAAAAAGTTCGCGTATTTGTACCAAAAATGGTAGATGAAAATCTTATCGCGCTGGAAATCACTGCTGAAACACCCTTGTACGAAAACTCCTGGGGAATTAAAGAGCCGACTGGTGAGGAAGATTCTGGTGTGAAAAATTTTGATTTGGTGATTTTACCGCTGCTGTATGCCGATAAAAAAGGAAACAGAGTTGGTTACGGCAAAGGATTTTACGACCGTTTTTTAGCGGACATTAATGAAAACGTGCTGAAAGTGGGCGTCAGCTTGTTTCCGCCGGAAAGTCCGGTTGAAGATGTTTCAGAATTCGATATTCCGCTAGATTATTTGGTTACGCCAACTGAAGTACTGTCTTTCGGCATTTTCGAGTCAAAATCTACAAAGTAGAATTTAAATTCTTTTTGAAATTTCACGGGCGAAGGTTTCAAGACATATTGCGCGGTTTTTTCAAATGTTCCCAGCGACCTGTTTTTACTGTCGAAATATTCAACGGTGAACTGCGCAAAATCCAATGTGTCTTTTTGGTTCATTTTCTTTGAAACTTTAATGTTTCCCACTTTCGCGGTTTTTACCTTTAAACTGTCGAGCTGCGATAGAATGGCGCTTAACTTCATGGAATCCTGATCTACGAAGTAGCTTTTTATCATTTGCGCGTAAATGACCGAATCAATTTCCGTATCGCGGTTTCCCGAGGTGTACAGCGTGGAAAGATCCAGCAATTCCTGGATTTTCTGCTTGGTAATCGTCGTAATGGCCTGCGCGCTGTCCATTTTCGTTACGGGGTACGACA encodes the following:
- a CDS encoding type B 50S ribosomal protein L31 → MKNGIHPENYRLVVFKDMSNDEMFLCKSTADTKDTIEYEGETYPLVKMEISSTSHPFYTGKVKLVDTAGRVDKFMNKYKKFAK
- a CDS encoding GlmU family protein, which gives rise to MQLVFSDAQFWEDFLPLTFTRPVAEMRCGILTFSERWQKLLDISDVTYLTEDYLQEKFKKYAAKESIFLVPNFLPTPAILAQIKELQLGEALVYKDELLAVRINMENFSLSQINKMTDIEEEILFFTQPTDLFSFNEQALDFDFELLTQGRTSQKLSATNGFLGDEKDLFIEEGAEVEFSTLNTKTGKIYIGKNAEVMEGCNLRGPIALCEGSKFNLGAKIYGATTIGPHCKVGGEVNNIVIFGYTNKGHDGFIGNSVIGEWCNLGADTNSSNLKNNYATVKLWNYKTKKFVSTGLQFAGLIMGDHSKSAINTQFNTGTVVGVAANIFKSGFPPNLIDSFSWGGMKGDEKFKLEKAYEVAELAMARRKVPFTETDQNILKYIYENY
- the trhO gene encoding oxygen-dependent tRNA uridine(34) hydroxylase TrhO; translation: MQLYNTLSAEERAQLIDEAGKQRLTLSFYAYAKISDPKKLRDELFIAWNALDALGRIYVAHEGINAQMSIPEQNLAAFRETLEVYDFMKGIRLNEAVEHDDHSFLKLTIKVRHKIVADGLNDETFDVTNKGIHLKAKQFNTLLEDPNTIVVDFRNHYESEVGHFEGAITPDVETFRESLPIINEKLQDYKEDKNLLMYCTGGIRCEKASAYFKHQGFKNVYQLEGGIIEYTRQIKEENIESKFIGKNFVFDHRLGERITDDIVSQCHQCGKPCDNHTNCANEGCHLLFIQCDECKAAMENCCSTECQEIIHLPLNEQIKLRKGINVGNKIFRKGKSPALKFKKSGNLTDTPLAKVENKNIRQKISLKKVLLGKAEHYYTKSKIAQFLLENGELSIGDKVLISGPTTGEQEFTVTEIFANGEACETAKSGDQITFQIPFRVRLSDKLFKILN
- a CDS encoding peptidase U32 family protein produces the protein MTTSGKIELMAPAGDFTSMQAALDNGADSIYFGVEQLNMRARASINFTIDDLPEIARRCAEKGVRTYLTLNTIIYDHDLSLIKTLLDKAKAANLTAVIAMDQAVISYARQIGMEVHISTQINITNIETVKFYALFADTMVMSRELSITQVKKICDQIIKDDVRGPSGNLVEVEIFGHGALCMAVSGKCYLSLHSHNSSANRGACKQNCRKKYTVIDQESGFEIELDNEYMMSPKDLCTINFLDQVVDSGVKVLKIEGRGRAPEYVATVTKCYREAIDAVADGSFSPEKVADWMSRLETVYNRGFWAGYYLGQELGEWSSISGSAATQKKIYIGKGRHFYPKSNVAEFLVEAYDLNVGNRVLIQGPTTGSQEMVLDAMLVDTKPNASKASKSDVITFKTEFKVRPSDKLYKIVENN
- a CDS encoding ferredoxin — protein: MVIVTLQREKCIGCNYCAEFAPEYFRMSKKDGKSVLLKTVDKKGFFTLKTPLFEAFEPCEKAAKACPVKIISVKEI
- a CDS encoding 5-formyltetrahydrofolate cyclo-ligase encodes the protein MTKAEIRKIYSEKKQNLTEVEVQTLSEKIYRNFAQKFPLSEEQKVHCFLSISKKKEVETAYFLKYFFEKKVRVFVPKMVDENLIALEITAETPLYENSWGIKEPTGEEDSGVKNFDLVILPLLYADKKGNRVGYGKGFYDRFLADINENVLKVGVSLFPPESPVEDVSEFDIPLDYLVTPTEVLSFGIFESKSTK